The following proteins are encoded in a genomic region of Acidobacteriota bacterium:
- a CDS encoding IclR family transcriptional regulator yields MPTNNYIEAIERAMQVLEAFQGQRELPLRELVARTKLVKSSVFRILFTLQRLGYVERTPDGRYSLTRRLQRTGGDVGAALDLGELAMPLVTPLARQFQETVNVGVLDDGEVSYIRVIESPHALRLAAHAGMRSPVHSTSLGKCLLSRLSRTELDRIFKGRPLFARTERTIRSRTALYAELERVRARGYAVDNEEDSRGARCIAAPILNAAGRVVAAVSISGPATRIRPDRDREFAAAVMESCRRISAVLGYKPDAARAANE; encoded by the coding sequence ATGCCCACAAACAACTACATCGAAGCGATCGAGCGCGCGATGCAGGTCCTCGAGGCGTTCCAGGGGCAGCGCGAGCTGCCGCTGCGGGAGCTGGTGGCGCGCACGAAGCTGGTCAAGAGTTCCGTCTTCAGGATTCTCTTCACCCTTCAGCGGCTGGGGTACGTGGAACGCACCCCTGACGGCCGCTACTCGCTCACGCGGCGGTTGCAGCGGACGGGCGGCGACGTCGGCGCTGCCCTCGACCTGGGCGAGCTGGCGATGCCGCTCGTCACGCCGCTGGCGCGGCAATTCCAGGAAACCGTCAACGTCGGCGTGCTGGATGACGGTGAGGTGTCCTACATCCGGGTGATCGAAAGCCCTCATGCCCTGCGCCTCGCCGCGCACGCGGGCATGCGGAGCCCCGTGCACTCGACGTCGCTGGGCAAGTGCCTGCTGTCCCGTCTCTCCCGCACGGAACTCGACAGGATTTTCAAGGGCCGGCCCCTGTTTGCACGAACCGAGCGCACCATTCGAAGCCGGACCGCTCTGTACGCGGAGCTGGAGCGGGTGCGAGCGCGCGGCTATGCCGTCGACAACGAAGAGGATTCCCGCGGCGCTCGCTGCATTGCAGCCCCCATCCTCAACGCGGCCGGCCGCGTCGTCGCGGCCGTCAGCATCTCCGGTCCGGCCACGCGGATTCGCCCGGACCGCGATCGTGAGTTTGCCGCGGCGGTCATGGAGTCCTGCCGTCGCATTTCCGCCGTGCTCGGCTACAAGCCCGATGCGGCGCGCGCCGCGAATGAGTGA